The Desulfosporosinus acidiphilus SJ4 genome has a window encoding:
- the dprA gene encoding DNA-processing protein DprA: protein MEIDIDKEKLFRAAFRTLKGVGSQHLRLLIACFGSASQAWDAADNDYLKIKPQGQWIIEVLKQRKRIDPWKIGADLREQGIKVIIPLDPHYPPSLLEIPDPPPILYYRGSLDSNSEALAIVGSRRASAYGKSAARMLAHEASAQGITVVSGLARGIDTAAHHGALEGNGITWAFLGCGLDQIYPRENNLLAENILVKGALISEFPPGTPPLAANFPARNRLISGASCGVVVVEAAERSGAMITVDFALEQGRDVFAVPGPIFSPLSRGPHNLLRQGAKIAAGFEDIWNECSFSGKPQESSFNHRQMDLNIIPENDEQRAVLEQLSDIPLHIDQLALQSTLPAASLSLALLELQLQGKVKQLPGQNYVLDHER, encoded by the coding sequence GTGGAGATTGATATTGATAAAGAAAAACTCTTTCGGGCAGCATTCCGTACCCTAAAAGGTGTAGGAAGTCAACATTTGCGGCTGCTTATTGCCTGCTTTGGAAGCGCCAGTCAAGCGTGGGATGCTGCCGATAATGACTATCTAAAAATAAAACCTCAAGGTCAATGGATTATTGAAGTTCTTAAGCAGCGAAAACGAATCGATCCCTGGAAAATTGGAGCTGATCTAAGGGAACAGGGCATTAAAGTGATCATTCCCCTGGACCCTCATTATCCCCCCTCATTACTAGAAATACCGGACCCTCCGCCTATCTTATATTATCGCGGAAGTCTTGACTCCAATTCGGAAGCGTTGGCAATCGTCGGCTCAAGACGGGCAAGCGCCTACGGAAAATCTGCTGCGCGTATGCTGGCTCATGAAGCGTCAGCCCAAGGGATTACTGTCGTCAGCGGACTAGCTCGCGGTATTGATACGGCTGCTCATCATGGAGCTCTCGAAGGTAATGGGATAACCTGGGCGTTTTTGGGATGTGGCTTAGACCAAATCTATCCTCGGGAAAATAATCTTTTAGCTGAAAATATCCTGGTTAAAGGTGCACTAATCAGCGAATTCCCTCCTGGGACACCGCCGCTGGCAGCTAATTTTCCTGCGCGGAATCGGTTGATCAGCGGAGCTTCGTGCGGGGTCGTGGTGGTGGAAGCAGCCGAACGGAGCGGTGCAATGATTACAGTTGATTTCGCCTTAGAACAAGGGCGCGACGTTTTTGCTGTCCCCGGCCCTATCTTCAGTCCCTTAAGTCGCGGCCCTCATAATCTTTTGCGGCAAGGAGCAAAAATCGCCGCAGGATTCGAAGATATCTGGAATGAATGTTCCTTTTCCGGGAAACCTCAAGAGAGTTCATTTAACCATCGCCAGATGGACCTTAACATAATTCCTGAGAATGATGAGCAAAGAGCTGTTCTAGAGCAACTCAGTGATATTCCTCTTCATATTGACCAGCTTGCTTTACAATCTACCTTGCCGGCTGCTTCACTTTCTTTAGCCTTATTGGAATTGCAATTACAGGGGAAAGTCAAACAATTACCCGGACAAAATTATGTATTAGATCATGAACGCTAG
- a CDS encoding AbrB/MazE/SpoVT family DNA-binding domain-containing protein: MARKWGNSIGIRIPASMANSIKITDGTPIDVELDGERIIITRKKFDLKELLAQIPDEYEPEEIDWGEPVGEEIW; encoded by the coding sequence ATGGCACGAAAATGGGGAAATAGCATTGGCATAAGAATTCCTGCTTCAATGGCTAATTCAATAAAAATCACTGACGGAACCCCCATTGACGTTGAACTTGATGGCGAAAGGATCATAATTACCCGAAAAAAATTCGACTTAAAAGAATTACTTGCCCAAATTCCAGATGAATACGAGCCGGAAGAGATCGATTGGGGAGAACCCGTGGGAGAAGAGATATGGTGA
- the mazF gene encoding endoribonuclease MazF, with protein sequence MVSQYVPERGDIVWIQLNPQLGHEQQGTRPALVLSAKEYNSKTGMGIFCPITSRVKGFPFEVKLPEKLEIRGVVLADQIKSLDWRSRNASFICKVAEEIMEEVILKLEAIIK encoded by the coding sequence ATGGTGAGCCAGTACGTTCCAGAACGCGGTGACATAGTATGGATTCAGTTAAATCCACAGCTCGGGCATGAGCAGCAAGGAACTAGACCGGCTTTAGTTTTATCTGCAAAAGAATATAACAGCAAGACAGGGATGGGTATATTTTGCCCAATTACAAGCCGGGTGAAGGGCTTCCCATTTGAAGTTAAACTTCCGGAGAAATTGGAAATCAGAGGTGTTGTCTTGGCCGACCAAATTAAATCCCTGGATTGGCGAAGCAGAAATGCCAGTTTCATATGCAAAGTGGCAGAGGAAATCATGGAAGAGGTTATTCTTAAACTAGAAGCAATTATAAAGTAA
- a CDS encoding ABC transporter permease, whose amino-acid sequence MKRKTMGNWEIRKTNTSSGGKKVVISVTSIILGLIFAGLFVLITGKNPLELYSEIFQSSVGSIYGLSETIVEMIPLALCSLGVSLAFRMQLWNIGAEGQFYMGAFGATYFALFFPSLPKLVLLPLMLIAGFICGGLWSLIPALPKAFWNVNETISSLLLNYVAYLWIAYLVYGPWKDPKGNNFPLTKQFSESGTIPVFGNTRISFAFFLMLIIAVVLFFILKYSKWGYEIRVSGSSRKAADYAGMSYIKNVLMVMFLSGAISGIAGMAEVSGVLHRLQQTISPGYGYTAILIALLARLNPISILLVSFLMGGLLVGGYSLQTSGFPSSMVSMFQGSILFFVLAGEMFNNYRLVRKKA is encoded by the coding sequence ATGAAGCGTAAAACGATGGGAAATTGGGAGATTAGAAAAACAAATACAAGTTCAGGGGGAAAGAAGGTTGTCATCTCTGTAACTTCCATCATCTTGGGTTTAATCTTTGCAGGTCTTTTTGTGCTGATCACCGGGAAAAACCCCTTGGAGCTTTATAGCGAAATATTCCAATCTTCGGTAGGTTCTATCTATGGCTTAAGTGAAACTATTGTAGAAATGATTCCCCTTGCCTTATGCTCCCTGGGGGTTTCTCTGGCTTTCCGGATGCAATTATGGAATATCGGAGCGGAAGGCCAATTTTACATGGGAGCTTTCGGTGCTACCTATTTCGCTCTCTTTTTTCCGTCTCTGCCTAAACTAGTGCTTCTTCCCTTGATGCTGATCGCAGGGTTTATTTGCGGAGGACTATGGAGCTTAATTCCGGCTTTACCGAAAGCCTTTTGGAATGTTAATGAAACCATCAGCTCACTCTTGCTAAACTATGTTGCTTATCTTTGGATTGCCTATCTTGTATATGGTCCGTGGAAGGATCCGAAAGGAAATAACTTTCCCCTTACCAAACAGTTTTCGGAAAGTGGTACGATTCCTGTTTTTGGAAACACTCGGATCAGTTTTGCTTTTTTCTTGATGCTTATCATCGCGGTTGTCCTGTTTTTCATTCTTAAATATTCCAAATGGGGATATGAGATACGTGTCAGTGGTTCAAGCCGCAAAGCGGCCGATTATGCGGGGATGAGTTATATTAAAAACGTTTTAATGGTTATGTTTTTAAGCGGAGCCATATCGGGAATCGCCGGAATGGCTGAGGTTTCAGGCGTCCTTCACCGCCTCCAACAGACCATTTCTCCGGGTTATGGTTATACGGCCATACTTATAGCCTTGTTGGCGCGTCTAAATCCCATTAGTATTCTCCTTGTATCCTTTTTGATGGGCGGATTGCTGGTAGGGGGTTATAGTTTGCAGACCTCCGGATTCCCTTCCAGTATGGTTTCTATGTTTCAGGGTTCGATTCTATTCTTCGTGCTGGCTGGGGAGATGTTTAATAATTATCGTTTAGTAAGAAAGAAGGCATGA
- a CDS encoding DUF3786 domain-containing protein gives MVNYSAAQQLALEKFRASSIEEIAHYSGYPRGDNTLFIPFLGEQYTLDYPSAIFKSVDSSSRKELPVPTQILILHYLTNISEDKETGSLISFKELPGGNIYIQPFTHRAIDPLVRSFGVNPDKLQEVVSHLGGNTNGHGDVGMTLRVFPRVPVALILWREDDEFPASGTILFDSSAPSILPTEDYAVLASTVVWRLKEISASL, from the coding sequence ATGGTTAATTATTCGGCAGCTCAGCAATTGGCGCTGGAAAAGTTTAGAGCAAGCTCTATTGAAGAGATCGCTCACTATTCTGGTTATCCTCGTGGTGACAACACTCTTTTTATTCCTTTTTTAGGGGAGCAATACACTCTGGACTATCCAAGCGCAATTTTCAAGTCCGTTGATAGTTCATCCCGGAAAGAATTGCCTGTACCCACTCAAATATTAATCCTGCATTATCTGACAAATATTTCTGAGGATAAAGAAACAGGTTCTTTGATATCGTTCAAAGAGTTGCCAGGAGGAAATATCTACATTCAGCCCTTTACTCACAGGGCCATCGATCCACTGGTCAGATCTTTCGGTGTTAATCCGGATAAACTGCAAGAAGTGGTCAGCCATTTAGGAGGAAATACAAATGGACATGGAGATGTGGGAATGACCCTTAGAGTTTTTCCACGTGTGCCGGTTGCATTAATTCTCTGGAGGGAAGATGATGAATTTCCGGCTTCGGGAACTATTCTCTTTGATTCTTCGGCACCTTCGATTTTACCAACAGAAGATTACGCTGTACTGGCCAGCACTGTTGTTTGGAGACTAAAAGAGATAAGTGCTAGTTTGTGA
- a CDS encoding ABC transporter ATP-binding protein, whose protein sequence is MGNTPMVEMRNITKEFPGILANDQVSLVVNQGEIHALLGENGAGKSTLMSVLTGLYRPDGGEIYIEGKNVEFSSPKDAVNRGIGMVHQHFKLVQPFTVAENIMLSIKGLKQIYNLKEIQKQIIEQSEAFGLSIDPKAKIWQLSVGEQQRVEIIKLLLLGAKFLILDEPTAVLTPQEAKALYSTLQKMAESGKSIVIISHKMNEVMENTDSITVLRDGRSIGTVQTKNTTEKELAKMMVGRDISSATAKTLSLKTDKLMTLANISALGDNGLLKLKNISMDIYKGEILGIAGVDGNGQKELAETVAGLRSAKQGTISFCGKDCTKSGRKKRIDLGISYVPEDRMTTGLVTDLNAHENVALKSYRKYPGAFISWDKVKNDCEQLIKKFDVRLASMTNPVKMMSGGNIQKLLLAREIDSDPKLIIAVYPMRGLDIGATDYVRRLLIGESEKGKTVLLISEDLEDILSMTDRIMVMHEGEIMGVVKPNETSREEIGLMMAGKRKVDLHEA, encoded by the coding sequence ATGGGGAATACACCCATGGTGGAAATGCGCAATATTACGAAAGAGTTCCCGGGTATCTTGGCAAATGATCAAGTTTCTCTAGTTGTTAACCAAGGTGAAATTCACGCTCTGCTTGGTGAGAATGGAGCGGGGAAAAGTACGCTGATGAGCGTACTGACGGGGTTGTACCGGCCCGATGGGGGCGAAATATATATTGAAGGAAAGAATGTTGAATTTTCTTCGCCTAAAGATGCTGTCAATAGGGGCATCGGTATGGTCCATCAGCATTTTAAGCTTGTCCAGCCCTTTACAGTGGCTGAAAATATCATGCTGAGTATTAAAGGTTTGAAACAAATATACAATCTTAAAGAGATCCAAAAGCAAATTATTGAGCAATCGGAGGCTTTTGGACTTTCCATTGACCCCAAGGCGAAAATTTGGCAGCTTTCCGTTGGTGAACAGCAAAGGGTAGAAATTATTAAATTATTGCTTTTAGGGGCTAAATTCTTAATTCTCGATGAACCAACAGCCGTATTGACACCACAGGAAGCCAAGGCGCTCTATAGTACCCTGCAAAAGATGGCCGAAAGCGGCAAATCTATCGTCATTATCTCTCATAAAATGAACGAGGTTATGGAAAATACGGATTCTATCACTGTCCTCCGGGACGGGAGATCTATTGGTACTGTTCAAACGAAAAATACCACTGAAAAAGAACTTGCTAAAATGATGGTTGGCAGAGATATTTCTTCCGCAACCGCTAAGACGTTGTCTTTGAAAACGGATAAGCTTATGACGTTGGCTAATATTTCAGCCTTAGGGGACAATGGCTTATTAAAATTGAAAAATATTTCAATGGATATATATAAAGGAGAAATCCTCGGTATAGCCGGCGTTGACGGTAACGGGCAGAAAGAACTGGCGGAAACGGTGGCAGGCCTGCGTTCTGCAAAGCAAGGAACTATCTCTTTCTGCGGTAAGGACTGTACAAAATCAGGCCGCAAAAAGCGTATTGACCTTGGCATCAGTTATGTACCGGAGGATCGTATGACTACCGGTCTGGTAACGGATCTCAACGCTCATGAAAATGTAGCCCTTAAAAGCTATCGCAAGTATCCCGGTGCTTTTATCTCCTGGGATAAAGTTAAAAACGATTGCGAACAGTTAATTAAAAAATTCGATGTTAGGTTAGCGAGCATGACCAATCCCGTCAAAATGATGTCGGGCGGAAATATCCAGAAACTCCTTTTGGCACGGGAAATTGATTCTGATCCAAAATTGATTATTGCTGTGTATCCCATGCGCGGTCTTGACATCGGTGCCACGGATTATGTGAGACGTTTGCTGATAGGTGAGAGTGAAAAAGGTAAGACCGTGCTCCTTATTTCGGAAGACTTGGAAGATATCCTTTCCATGACGGATCGCATCATGGTAATGCACGAAGGGGAGATCATGGGCGTCGTTAAGCCGAATGAAACATCACGTGAAGAAATAGGTCTGATGATGGCCGGCAAAAGAAAGGTAGATCTTCATGAAGCGTAA
- a CDS encoding Ku protein: MHTLWKGSISFGLVNVPVKMHTATESQEFKFNYLHKDCQHRIRSIKKCPNCEKEVEMADLVKGFEYEKDRYVILEDEELAALEQPTSRSIEILDFINLSEIDPIYYDKSYYLSPEEAAQKAYRLLCQAMVESGKVALARVTMRSKQHLACLRVFEEGLVLETMHYPQEIRHMDATWGRIVPTETELSMARQLIDNLARPFEPEKYRDEVHEQVAEMIESKITGESFKVESPVKGGQVVDLMEALRASIALTEQEKEKIETNPDVDNQEAASQSEERKPKSTLTPRKRTARRAKGA; this comes from the coding sequence ATGCATACTTTATGGAAAGGTTCGATCAGCTTTGGTTTGGTAAATGTTCCTGTTAAGATGCACACAGCCACGGAATCTCAGGAATTCAAATTTAATTATTTGCATAAAGATTGTCAGCATCGCATCCGATCAATTAAGAAATGCCCTAACTGTGAGAAGGAAGTTGAAATGGCTGACTTAGTCAAGGGATTCGAATATGAAAAGGATCGTTATGTGATTCTCGAGGACGAAGAACTGGCTGCCTTAGAACAACCCACGAGCCGTTCTATTGAAATTCTTGACTTCATTAATTTAAGTGAAATCGATCCGATATATTACGATAAATCATATTACTTATCCCCGGAAGAGGCAGCTCAGAAAGCCTATCGTTTGTTGTGCCAAGCCATGGTGGAAAGTGGGAAGGTTGCTTTAGCCCGCGTTACCATGCGATCTAAACAACACTTAGCTTGTCTGCGAGTTTTTGAAGAGGGGTTGGTCCTTGAGACGATGCACTATCCTCAAGAAATTCGGCATATGGATGCAACTTGGGGCAGAATTGTCCCGACAGAGACGGAATTAAGCATGGCCCGACAACTGATTGATAATTTAGCCCGGCCTTTTGAACCGGAAAAATACAGGGACGAAGTCCATGAACAAGTGGCCGAGATGATTGAAAGCAAGATAACTGGAGAAAGCTTTAAAGTAGAAAGTCCAGTGAAAGGTGGCCAAGTAGTTGATTTAATGGAAGCCCTGCGGGCCAGTATTGCTTTAACTGAGCAAGAAAAGGAGAAAATAGAAACCAATCCTGATGTGGATAATCAGGAGGCTGCCTCTCAATCGGAAGAAAGAAAGCCAAAATCCACCTTAACCCCGAGGAAACGAACAGCACGACGTGCCAAAGGAGCTTAG
- a CDS encoding ABC transporter permease, giving the protein MDLNYLIAILASGVVAGTPILYASLGEVITERAGILNLGVEGMMLVGAVSAFYVGTFAQNKWLGLLVAIIAGGLMALIHAVITIVFRANQVASGLALTIFGTGLSAFLGRTLVGIPPTSTFKAVAVPVLSQVPIIGKILFNQDLLVYLSVILVIILWFIFYKTKAGLLLRAAGENPSAVDAMGHNIFLVRYAAVIIGGMFAGAGGAYLSLAYSPSWVENMSAGRGWIAVALVIFAVWDPVRALLGAWLFGVIASLGLHLQALGVMIPSYFLQMLPYIFTFIVLVITTRETKTRRSGTPAALGIPYSREER; this is encoded by the coding sequence ATGGATCTTAACTATTTAATCGCCATCCTTGCTTCCGGGGTCGTTGCCGGCACTCCGATTTTGTATGCTTCTTTGGGTGAGGTTATCACTGAGCGGGCCGGCATTTTGAATCTGGGTGTTGAAGGTATGATGCTCGTGGGGGCAGTAAGTGCTTTTTATGTAGGGACGTTTGCTCAGAATAAATGGCTGGGTTTATTAGTGGCAATCATTGCGGGTGGACTTATGGCTCTGATTCATGCGGTGATAACGATTGTTTTTCGGGCCAATCAAGTGGCGAGCGGCTTAGCTTTAACGATTTTTGGCACGGGCTTATCTGCTTTTCTTGGTCGAACGCTCGTCGGAATTCCACCGACATCTACCTTCAAGGCCGTTGCTGTACCGGTACTTTCTCAAGTTCCCATCATCGGCAAAATTCTCTTTAACCAAGACCTGCTGGTTTACCTAAGCGTAATTCTTGTCATTATACTTTGGTTTATCTTTTATAAGACAAAAGCCGGTCTTCTCCTTAGAGCGGCAGGGGAGAATCCGTCGGCGGTCGATGCCATGGGACATAATATTTTTCTGGTTCGCTATGCGGCAGTGATTATAGGAGGCATGTTTGCCGGTGCCGGGGGAGCCTATCTATCTCTGGCCTATTCTCCTTCCTGGGTTGAAAACATGTCGGCAGGCCGAGGCTGGATTGCTGTAGCCCTGGTTATCTTTGCTGTCTGGGATCCTGTCCGTGCTTTGCTTGGAGCCTGGCTGTTTGGTGTTATCGCTTCACTGGGCTTACATCTTCAAGCTCTTGGAGTGATGATTCCGTCCTATTTTTTGCAGATGCTTCCTTATATTTTTACGTTTATAGTTTTGGTAATTACGACGAGAGAAACAAAAACCAGGCGTTCAGGGACTCCGGCCGCCTTGGGAATTCCTTATTCGCGTGAGGAACGCTGA
- a CDS encoding protein sspF, giving the protein MSRRRKSMMSYQLKEQIAQELGFAGTLHQEGFGGVSSRDCGNMVKMAIELAERNLPGNKTTT; this is encoded by the coding sequence ATGTCAAGACGACGCAAGAGCATGATGTCTTATCAGTTAAAAGAGCAAATCGCTCAAGAGTTAGGTTTTGCTGGAACCCTTCACCAAGAAGGTTTCGGAGGAGTTTCTTCAAGGGACTGTGGGAATATGGTGAAAATGGCTATTGAATTGGCCGAGCGTAACCTTCCTGGGAATAAAACAACAACTTAA
- a CDS encoding sensor histidine kinase, which translates to MSGIRARLTANFMMVIIITVLILELLLIYTVQRNYYGSLEGSLTNQIKISADLYAKYFSDTSLKENVLYNVDAFWNQSNAEVEIVDKDGNIVMDSQGTIPSEKAVFSDIHDALTGKTGKWIGTLSGQKVMAVAYPLKAKDQIVGALRFISSLRAVDQDIQNTAVIFIAIGIIVIVIVGLISIFLANTIIVPLQEVTEAAQEMAAGNFQARSHKTHDDEIGKLSDTLNYMADEIVKKEQLKNDFISSVSHELRTPLTSILGWAITLQNEKFQKKETLNDGLSIIAKESERLTHMVEELLDFSKFVSGRIKLQNEEIDLGNLMEYIHKQLTPRAVRENICFTVQYPENLPRILADANRLKQLFINIIDNAFNFNSPGGWIAFQAKVLEKELEISISDNGCGIRADELPMVKEKFYKGKSSRSKNGIGLSICEEIVSLMGGKLEIESVVNQGTKVIVTLPKGVNLNG; encoded by the coding sequence ATGAGTGGGATAAGAGCAAGACTCACGGCCAATTTTATGATGGTCATTATTATTACGGTTTTAATTTTGGAACTGCTTCTTATTTATACTGTTCAGCGCAATTACTATGGTAGTTTGGAAGGAAGTCTTACCAATCAGATCAAAATTTCCGCTGATTTATATGCCAAATATTTTTCTGACACTTCCCTGAAAGAAAATGTCCTTTATAACGTAGATGCCTTCTGGAATCAGAGTAATGCAGAGGTTGAGATTGTTGACAAAGACGGCAATATCGTTATGGATTCCCAGGGGACGATTCCTTCTGAGAAGGCTGTTTTCAGCGATATACATGATGCCTTAACGGGTAAAACCGGGAAATGGATTGGAACCTTAAGCGGACAAAAAGTTATGGCTGTTGCCTACCCTTTAAAGGCCAAAGATCAAATCGTGGGTGCCTTGCGATTTATCAGCTCGTTACGTGCAGTAGATCAAGATATACAAAATACGGCGGTTATTTTCATTGCTATTGGCATTATTGTCATCGTTATAGTGGGGTTAATCAGTATCTTCCTAGCGAATACTATTATAGTGCCGTTGCAAGAAGTGACTGAAGCTGCTCAAGAAATGGCTGCAGGCAACTTTCAAGCGCGGAGTCATAAAACTCATGACGATGAAATTGGCAAGCTTTCAGACACCTTGAATTATATGGCTGATGAAATTGTTAAGAAGGAACAGTTAAAAAATGACTTTATTTCTTCCGTGTCTCATGAACTTCGTACTCCGTTAACCTCAATTTTGGGCTGGGCGATTACCCTGCAAAATGAAAAATTTCAGAAGAAAGAAACTCTCAATGATGGCTTAAGTATTATTGCTAAAGAGAGTGAACGTTTAACACATATGGTGGAAGAACTCCTAGATTTTTCTAAATTTGTGTCGGGGCGAATCAAACTGCAGAATGAGGAAATTGATCTGGGAAATCTCATGGAATATATTCATAAACAGTTGACTCCTAGAGCTGTGCGGGAGAATATTTGCTTCACAGTACAATATCCGGAAAATTTACCAAGGATACTGGCAGATGCCAACCGTTTGAAACAGTTGTTTATTAATATTATAGATAATGCGTTTAACTTTAATTCCCCGGGAGGATGGATTGCTTTTCAAGCTAAAGTTCTGGAAAAAGAATTAGAAATTTCAATTTCTGACAATGGATGCGGAATCCGTGCAGATGAACTGCCAATGGTCAAAGAGAAATTTTATAAAGGGAAGAGCTCTCGTTCTAAAAATGGGATTGGGTTGTCAATTTGTGAGGAGATTGTCAGTCTCATGGGGGGCAAATTAGAAATCGAGAGTGTTGTCAATCAAGGAACAAAGGTTATTGTCACCCTGCCAAAAGGGGTGAACCTGAATGGTTAA
- a CDS encoding response regulator transcription factor encodes MNEKKTKILVVEDEESIRRFITLNLFAAGYQVDEAITGEEALPKLKTFCPEVVVLDLMLPGIGGLEVCQQIRVSAPETLVIILTAKGQDTDKILGLELGADDYMVKPFNPFELIARIKAVLRRRVIPKETKQVITCGELCLDITSNKFFKQEIEIELTPTEFSLLKVFMENPEKALKRNEMLNAVWGEDYFGDTKTLDVHIRRLREKIEDNPSQPAYIKTVWGSGYRWQRES; translated from the coding sequence ATGAACGAGAAGAAGACGAAAATACTAGTCGTTGAAGATGAAGAATCTATCAGGCGCTTTATTACACTTAACCTATTTGCAGCCGGATATCAGGTTGATGAAGCAATTACCGGTGAAGAAGCTCTCCCCAAACTGAAGACCTTCTGTCCTGAGGTTGTCGTTCTTGATCTCATGCTGCCTGGTATTGGCGGCTTGGAAGTTTGTCAACAGATTCGTGTATCTGCACCGGAAACATTGGTAATTATCCTGACGGCGAAAGGCCAGGATACTGACAAGATTTTAGGCTTGGAACTTGGTGCTGATGATTATATGGTGAAACCATTTAATCCCTTTGAATTAATTGCTCGAATCAAAGCAGTACTTCGAAGGCGGGTTATACCCAAAGAGACAAAACAAGTTATAACCTGTGGTGAACTGTGCTTAGATATCACTTCTAACAAATTTTTCAAACAGGAGATTGAGATTGAACTGACTCCTACAGAATTTTCATTATTAAAAGTATTTATGGAAAACCCAGAGAAGGCGCTTAAGCGCAACGAGATGCTAAATGCTGTCTGGGGAGAAGATTATTTCGGTGATACTAAAACACTGGATGTGCATATCAGGCGTTTGCGGGAGAAAATAGAGGATAATCCTTCACAGCCTGCGTACATTAAGACTGTCTGGGGGTCCGGGTACCGATGGCAGCGGGAGTCTTAA